One genomic segment of Hymenobacter psoromatis includes these proteins:
- the proS gene encoding proline--tRNA ligase has translation MSKKLPTRQEDYSAWYNELVKRAGLAENSAVRGCMVIKPYGYAIWEKMQRQLDDMFKRTGHENAYFPLFVPKSLFEAEETNAEGFAKECAVVTHYRLQADPDRPGKLRVDPTAKLEEELIVRPTSEAIIWSTYKNWVQSYRDLPLLINQWANVVRWEMRTRLFLRTTEFLWQEGHTAHATAPEAVAETRQMLDVYAEFAEEFIALPVIKGVKTPNERFAGAEDTYCIEALMQDGKALQAGTSHFLGQNFAKAFEVQFTNKEGSLEYVWGTSWGVSTRLMGALIMAHSDDDGLVLPPKLAPIQVVIVPIYKTGELDALLERIRPIQQGLAERGISVKIDSRDTERPGFKFAEWEMKGVPVRLAIGARDLDAGTVEAARRDTKQKLQLPLAEVVDSVDKLLDDIQLSIYEKANAYREAHTTYVETYADFKTVLDTTGGFVVAHYDGTSETEELIKEETKATVRCLPLHVADEPGVCMVTGRPSARRAWFARAY, from the coding sequence ATGAGCAAAAAGTTGCCTACCCGCCAGGAAGATTATTCGGCCTGGTATAATGAACTGGTGAAGCGCGCCGGTCTGGCCGAAAACTCCGCCGTGCGCGGCTGCATGGTTATCAAGCCCTACGGCTACGCCATTTGGGAAAAGATGCAGCGCCAGCTCGACGATATGTTCAAGCGCACCGGCCACGAAAATGCCTACTTCCCATTGTTCGTGCCCAAAAGCTTGTTTGAGGCTGAAGAAACTAACGCCGAAGGCTTCGCTAAGGAGTGCGCCGTGGTGACCCACTACCGCCTCCAGGCCGACCCCGACCGCCCCGGTAAGCTGCGCGTGGACCCCACCGCCAAGCTCGAAGAAGAACTCATCGTGCGCCCTACTTCGGAGGCCATCATCTGGAGCACGTATAAAAACTGGGTGCAGAGCTACCGCGACCTGCCGCTGCTCATCAATCAGTGGGCCAACGTGGTACGCTGGGAAATGCGCACCCGGCTCTTTCTGCGCACCACCGAGTTTTTGTGGCAGGAGGGCCACACCGCCCACGCCACCGCCCCCGAGGCCGTAGCCGAAACCCGCCAGATGCTCGACGTGTACGCCGAGTTTGCGGAGGAATTCATCGCCCTACCCGTCATCAAAGGCGTGAAGACGCCCAACGAGCGCTTCGCCGGGGCCGAGGACACCTATTGCATTGAGGCGCTGATGCAGGATGGCAAGGCGCTGCAAGCCGGCACCAGCCACTTCCTGGGGCAGAATTTTGCCAAGGCTTTTGAGGTGCAGTTTACCAATAAGGAAGGCAGCCTGGAATATGTGTGGGGCACGAGCTGGGGCGTGAGCACCCGCCTGATGGGCGCGCTCATCATGGCCCACTCCGATGACGACGGCCTGGTGCTACCCCCCAAGCTGGCCCCGATTCAGGTCGTCATCGTGCCGATTTACAAGACCGGCGAGCTGGATGCGCTCCTGGAGCGCATCCGGCCCATTCAGCAAGGGCTGGCGGAGCGCGGTATTTCGGTGAAAATTGATAGCCGCGACACCGAGCGGCCGGGCTTCAAGTTTGCCGAGTGGGAGATGAAGGGCGTGCCCGTGCGCCTGGCCATCGGCGCGCGCGACCTCGACGCCGGCACCGTGGAAGCCGCCCGCCGCGACACCAAGCAAAAGCTGCAGCTGCCCCTGGCCGAAGTGGTAGACAGCGTAGATAAGCTGCTGGACGACATTCAATTAAGTATCTACGAAAAAGCCAACGCCTACCGCGAGGCCCACACAACCTACGTTGAAACCTACGCCGACTTCAAAACCGTGCTCGACACGACCGGCGGCTTCGTGGTGGCGCACTATGATGGTACCTCCGAAACCGAGGAGCTTATCAAAGAAGAAACGAAGGCCACCGTGCGCTGCCTACCCCTCCATGTGGCCGACGAGCCCGGCGTGTGCATGGTGACCGGCCGGCCCAGCGCCCGCCGCGCCTGGTTTGCCAGGGCGTACTGA
- a CDS encoding O-antigen ligase family protein gives MWNLLSEARVRQLSVFWSALIIVGLFAASWIRVLPSIGIAGLFLTGVGYALRQRRIAQWQHWARWIPFTLVYLVHAATGLQHAGLADKALQQDLLLQLPFILLPVAFLLLPDWPAAYKRLLWLLLIGCCLVAAIGATINYLRHAAEIAQLYLQSKVMPTEPDHIRFSLLVSMAILAGVVLLFEGRLSFRWRQATLLSIVLLFLFQHLLAVRSGIVTLYAAGGLWLVWLGTQPGRWKAALTGAVLAAGVGVGCLLLFPTLQNKITNTRDDAEQWDSVRAANNFSVTARVYSYQVAWTVIRQHPLLGVSKIKLADAMAQQYSYRFPEIEPDRYVLPHNQFIYNLAAYGIIGLLLFTLGFYYPLLTGIRQHNMLVMLLYLIVSISFIVEYTLESNIGVIVGLFFILLAAAPTPPPRPSP, from the coding sequence ATGTGGAACCTACTTTCCGAGGCGCGGGTGCGGCAGCTAAGCGTATTTTGGAGCGCGCTTATCATCGTCGGGCTATTCGCCGCCAGCTGGATTCGGGTGCTGCCGAGCATTGGCATAGCCGGCCTATTCCTGACTGGCGTCGGCTATGCCCTACGGCAGCGGCGCATTGCGCAGTGGCAGCACTGGGCGCGGTGGATACCCTTCACGCTGGTGTATCTGGTCCATGCCGCTACGGGCCTTCAGCACGCCGGCCTGGCCGATAAGGCTTTGCAGCAGGACCTGCTTTTGCAGCTGCCTTTCATCCTGTTGCCGGTAGCCTTTCTGCTGCTGCCCGACTGGCCGGCTGCATATAAGCGCCTACTGTGGCTGCTGCTCATCGGCTGCTGCCTGGTAGCCGCTATTGGGGCCACCATCAACTATTTACGCCATGCCGCCGAGATAGCCCAATTGTATTTGCAGTCGAAGGTGATGCCCACCGAGCCCGACCACATCCGGTTTAGCCTGCTCGTGAGCATGGCAATTTTGGCGGGGGTAGTGCTGCTTTTTGAAGGCCGCCTATCCTTCCGCTGGCGGCAGGCCACGCTGCTAAGTATTGTACTACTGTTTCTGTTTCAACACCTGCTTGCCGTGCGCAGCGGCATTGTCACGCTGTACGCAGCGGGCGGTTTGTGGCTCGTCTGGCTGGGTACGCAGCCAGGGCGCTGGAAAGCAGCGCTGACGGGGGCGGTGCTCGCGGCGGGGGTGGGGGTGGGGTGCCTGCTTTTATTCCCTACCCTCCAGAATAAAATCACGAATACCCGCGACGATGCTGAGCAATGGGACTCGGTCCGCGCTGCCAACAATTTTTCCGTCACGGCGCGGGTCTATTCTTACCAGGTCGCCTGGACGGTTATTCGGCAGCACCCGCTGCTCGGCGTGAGTAAGATAAAGCTGGCAGATGCAATGGCGCAGCAGTATAGCTACCGCTTCCCCGAGATTGAGCCCGACCGCTACGTGCTGCCGCACAACCAATTTATCTATAACCTAGCAGCCTACGGCATTATCGGGCTGCTACTCTTCACGCTGGGATTTTACTACCCCCTACTGACCGGTATCCGCCAGCACAATATGCTGGTCATGCTCTTGTACCTCATTGTCTCCATCTCCTTCATAGTGGAGTACACACTAGAAAGCAACATCGGTGTCATCGTCGGACTGTTTTTTATTCTGTTAGCTGCCGCCCCTACCCCCCCCCCGCGGCCCAGCCCCTAG
- a CDS encoding alpha/beta hydrolase family protein: MRYLLLFLWLLAGPRPAPAQPKTPADFGYRHLQMRYKGDTVDILVLSQKGEEMKRKPVFLFVQGSLPSPLIKYDVKGPYGVFPFATKEFLPDYHLVIISKPGVPLVADVRTLTPRYEYNDPKTGRVPAAYCQRNYLEYYVARDAAVLRYLARQPWVDSHNISAMGHSEGTFVVARLARRPGVLKRVIYLSGSPLGRILTIVAGIRAAGDSAIAENELRHWSQTVAAPHAYDCTNPGDSNLTTASFSEVQSPLQDFLHTKIPVFIGYGTRDDAALTNDYLRLELARAGKTNFTFRAYPGLEHNFFGFTRGEVDQEKWNWDRVARDFFAWMKTQ; encoded by the coding sequence GTGCGCTACCTCCTGCTTTTTCTCTGGCTGCTGGCCGGCCCGCGGCCCGCCCCAGCCCAACCCAAAACGCCCGCCGACTTTGGCTACCGCCACCTGCAAATGCGCTACAAGGGCGACACAGTAGATATTCTTGTGCTTTCCCAAAAAGGCGAGGAAATGAAGCGTAAGCCGGTGTTTCTGTTCGTGCAGGGGTCGCTGCCGTCGCCGCTCATCAAATATGATGTGAAGGGGCCTTACGGAGTTTTCCCTTTTGCCACCAAAGAATTCTTGCCGGATTATCACCTCGTCATCATCAGCAAGCCCGGCGTGCCACTGGTGGCCGACGTGCGGACCCTTACCCCCCGCTATGAATACAACGACCCCAAAACCGGCCGGGTGCCCGCCGCCTACTGCCAGCGCAACTACCTGGAATACTACGTGGCCCGCGACGCGGCCGTGCTGCGCTACCTGGCCCGCCAGCCTTGGGTTGATAGCCATAATATTAGCGCAATGGGCCACTCTGAAGGCACTTTTGTAGTTGCGCGCTTAGCCCGCCGGCCAGGAGTATTAAAGCGCGTAATCTACTTGAGTGGCAGCCCGCTAGGTCGGATATTGACAATTGTAGCAGGCATACGGGCAGCCGGTGACTCTGCCATCGCTGAGAATGAACTTCGCCATTGGTCGCAGACTGTGGCCGCACCTCACGCTTACGATTGCACCAACCCAGGTGACTCCAATCTTACGACGGCCTCCTTTTCCGAGGTACAAAGCCCTCTGCAAGATTTTTTACACACCAAAATCCCGGTCTTTATCGGCTACGGCACCCGCGACGATGCCGCGCTCACCAACGATTACCTACGCTTAGAATTAGCTCGCGCCGGCAAAACAAATTTCACTTTTCGCGCCTACCCCGGCCTGGAGCACAATTTCTTCGGCTTCACTAGGGGAGAGGTAGACCAGGAAAAGTGGAACTGGGACCGCGTGGCCCGCGATTTCTTCGCCTGGATGAAAACGCAGTAA
- the serA gene encoding phosphoglycerate dehydrogenase, with the protein MPDVAPLLPYLVFDFDSTFTQVEGLDELAAIALQGQPDQAARVSQIKALTDRGMAGEIGFQESLSQRLALLGAHRRHLAPLVDHLQAKVSESIRRNGDFFRRYADRIYVVSSGFREFIEPVVAEFGIVPGHVLANTFTFDEGGSITGCDSANVLSRDGGKIQQLKDLHLDGPVYVLGDGYTDYQMREAGLAHRFYAYTENVSRPNVVAHADEVLPTFDEFLYQLKLPMTLSYPKNRIKVLLLENPDARAAELFRQEGYQVELVPGALDEDELVARIEGVSILGLRSKTHVTERVLAAANRLIAIGAFCIGTNQIDLPSAMRKGVAVFNAPFSNTRSVVELTLAELIMLARRIPEKNPKMHRGEWDKSSGGSFEIRGKTLGIIGYGNIGAQLSVVAEAVGLKVLYYDTAEKLQLGNAVKSKTLEEMLPLADIVTLHIDGRPENQDFFGAKEFALMKPGALFINNARGHVVSVPALAEALRSGHLGGAAIDVFPHEPKTNHEAFESELRGLSNVLLTPHIGGSTAEAQRNIAEFVPERIMEYINTGNTQQSVNFPNIQLPTQQAHRLIHIHANVPGVLARINNVLAAHHVNILGQYLKTNELIGYVITDINREYDQDVIQALREVEHTIKFRVLY; encoded by the coding sequence ATGCCCGACGTTGCCCCGCTTCTACCCTACCTCGTTTTCGACTTCGATTCCACCTTTACCCAAGTCGAAGGCTTAGACGAGCTGGCCGCCATTGCCCTGCAAGGCCAGCCTGACCAGGCCGCGCGCGTGAGCCAGATAAAAGCGCTCACCGACCGCGGCATGGCCGGCGAAATCGGCTTTCAGGAGTCGCTAAGCCAGCGGCTGGCGCTACTGGGGGCGCACCGGCGGCACCTGGCCCCGCTGGTGGACCACCTGCAAGCCAAGGTGAGCGAAAGTATTCGGCGCAACGGCGACTTTTTTAGGCGCTACGCCGACCGCATCTACGTGGTCAGCAGCGGCTTCCGAGAGTTTATCGAGCCCGTGGTGGCCGAGTTTGGTATCGTGCCCGGCCACGTGCTGGCTAATACCTTCACCTTTGATGAGGGGGGTAGCATCACGGGCTGCGACAGCGCGAACGTGCTGAGCCGCGACGGGGGCAAGATTCAGCAGCTGAAAGACTTGCACCTCGACGGGCCGGTGTACGTGCTCGGCGACGGCTACACCGACTACCAGATGCGGGAGGCCGGCCTGGCGCACCGCTTCTACGCCTACACCGAAAACGTGAGCCGCCCAAATGTGGTGGCCCACGCCGATGAGGTGCTGCCCACTTTTGACGAATTTCTCTACCAACTGAAACTACCCATGACCCTGAGCTACCCCAAAAACCGCATCAAGGTGCTGCTGCTTGAAAACCCCGATGCCCGCGCCGCCGAGCTATTTCGGCAGGAGGGCTACCAGGTGGAGCTGGTGCCCGGCGCGCTCGATGAGGACGAGCTGGTGGCCCGCATCGAGGGCGTGAGCATCCTGGGCCTGCGGTCGAAAACGCACGTGACCGAGCGCGTATTGGCCGCCGCCAACCGTCTCATCGCCATCGGGGCCTTCTGCATCGGCACCAACCAGATTGACCTGCCGTCGGCCATGCGCAAGGGGGTAGCCGTGTTCAACGCGCCCTTTTCCAATACCCGCTCGGTGGTCGAGCTGACTCTGGCCGAGCTAATTATGCTGGCCCGCCGCATCCCGGAGAAAAACCCCAAGATGCACCGCGGCGAGTGGGATAAGTCGTCCGGCGGCTCGTTCGAGATTCGGGGCAAAACGCTGGGTATTATTGGCTACGGCAACATTGGGGCGCAGCTCTCGGTGGTGGCCGAGGCCGTGGGCCTGAAGGTGCTCTACTACGACACGGCTGAAAAGCTTCAGCTTGGCAACGCCGTGAAGAGCAAGACCCTGGAAGAAATGCTACCCCTGGCCGACATCGTAACGCTGCACATCGACGGCCGGCCCGAGAATCAGGACTTCTTCGGAGCCAAGGAGTTTGCCCTCATGAAGCCGGGCGCGCTATTTATCAACAACGCCCGCGGGCACGTGGTGAGCGTGCCAGCTCTGGCCGAGGCTCTGCGGAGCGGCCACCTCGGCGGCGCGGCCATCGACGTGTTTCCACACGAGCCCAAAACCAACCACGAGGCGTTTGAGAGCGAGCTACGCGGCCTGTCCAACGTGCTGCTTACCCCCCACATTGGCGGTAGCACAGCCGAGGCCCAGCGCAACATCGCTGAGTTCGTGCCCGAGCGCATTATGGAGTATATCAACACCGGCAACACGCAGCAGAGCGTCAACTTCCCCAATATCCAGCTGCCCACGCAGCAGGCGCACCGCCTCATCCACATTCACGCCAACGTGCCCGGCGTACTGGCCCGCATCAATAACGTGCTGGCCGCGCACCATGTCAATATTTTAGGCCAATACTTGAAAACCAACGAGTTGATTGGCTACGTGATTACCGACATCAACCGCGAGTACGACCAGGACGTGATTCAGGCCCTGCGCGAAGTAGAGCACACCATTAAGTTTCGGGTGCTGTACTAG
- a CDS encoding DUF6364 family protein gives MSQLTITLDDDLLQAAQEYAQRHGQELDKLVAELLQAAVRPLVAPEPALVRPSLATVQNLYGSLKAPADFDYKKELEDGRAEQYGL, from the coding sequence ATGTCTCAGCTCACTATTACCCTCGATGACGACCTATTGCAAGCCGCCCAGGAATACGCTCAGCGGCACGGCCAGGAGCTGGATAAGCTGGTGGCGGAGCTACTGCAAGCGGCCGTGCGGCCGCTTGTAGCGCCGGAGCCTGCGCTAGTGCGCCCATCGCTCGCTACCGTTCAAAATCTATATGGCTCTCTGAAAGCCCCGGCCGATTTTGACTATAAGAAAGAACTAGAAGATGGCAGGGCGGAGCAATATGGCTTATGA
- a CDS encoding type II toxin-antitoxin system VapC family toxin, which produces MRHLFLDTNVLLDFILQRDGFGPAARQLFITAEAEEVVLYAAALSFSHIYYTLRKTNPPAERILALKNLASAVNVIPLTRPVIEAALALGFADFEDGLQYCAARAVSAIEAIVTRDAKGFAAGTLPILTPPQALARLI; this is translated from the coding sequence ATGAGACATTTATTCTTGGATACCAATGTGTTGCTCGATTTCATTTTGCAGCGCGACGGTTTTGGTCCGGCGGCCCGCCAGCTGTTTATAACTGCTGAGGCTGAGGAAGTAGTGCTGTACGCGGCGGCGCTGTCGTTCAGCCACATCTATTACACCCTTCGCAAGACCAACCCGCCCGCCGAGCGCATTCTTGCGCTGAAAAATCTGGCTTCCGCCGTCAACGTTATTCCTTTGACGCGCCCCGTCATCGAAGCCGCCCTCGCACTTGGCTTCGCCGATTTTGAGGATGGCTTGCAGTACTGCGCCGCCCGCGCCGTGTCCGCCATCGAAGCCATCGTTACCCGTGATGCCAAAGGCTTCGCGGCCGGCACCCTGCCCATCCTAACGCCCCCGCAAGCGCTGGCGCGGCTAATCTAA
- a CDS encoding D-alanyl-D-alanine carboxypeptidase, translating to MSPVFAAHCLVRRYATLLALLSLTTACGQTTTSAPPLPPATVTDSATGKVDMPWLRQRLDSSWTFRRQQVGVALADAVTGQPLFGYNEARYFTPASTMKLLSLAGGLALLGDSLPSLRYFSRGDTLFFQGTGDPTFLHGDVPSRRAYAFLATRPEKVLAYCDIACVPVYGPSWAWDDFGYYFQPERTAFPMYGNTVRFYAAAPLVLRHAPGAAVRVLPQSVRVLPRSFALLTERAAAGFRLSPDQDDEMHVYRAPLENRFTYVPTPKKWIDEVPYRTSRTLLLRLLGDTLRRAIVGVGPWHPHAGRDSIRTLHGLRTDSLYRRMLRVSDNFLAEQLLLMASTRVGYRDSLSSDRIIRYLLKNQLKGLPDRPDWVDGSGLSRLNLLTPRTLTAVLVRLHQQVPEARLLSLLAAGGGQGTLRRRYFEPGPPKMPWFWGKTGTLTHTCNLAGYVRCKSGRLVAVTFFNNGIPGDDQRTRNAMQWLLSEVRQRL from the coding sequence ATGTCTCCCGTTTTCGCTGCTCATTGCCTGGTGCGGCGCTACGCCACGTTGCTGGCCTTGCTCTCGCTTACCACCGCCTGCGGGCAAACCACCACTTCCGCGCCGCCCCTACCCCCCGCCACCGTCACCGACTCGGCCACCGGTAAAGTGGATATGCCCTGGCTGCGCCAGCGCCTGGATAGCTCCTGGACCTTTCGCCGCCAGCAGGTGGGCGTGGCCCTGGCCGATGCCGTGACCGGCCAGCCGCTCTTTGGCTACAATGAGGCGCGGTACTTTACGCCTGCCAGCACCATGAAGCTGTTGAGCCTGGCCGGTGGCTTGGCGCTGCTCGGCGATTCGCTGCCCAGCCTGCGCTACTTCTCGCGGGGCGATACGCTGTTTTTCCAGGGCACTGGCGACCCCACCTTTTTGCACGGCGACGTGCCCTCGCGGCGAGCCTACGCCTTTCTGGCCACCCGGCCCGAAAAAGTGCTGGCTTACTGCGATATCGCCTGCGTACCAGTCTACGGACCCAGCTGGGCCTGGGACGATTTTGGCTACTATTTCCAGCCCGAGCGCACGGCGTTCCCGATGTATGGCAACACGGTGCGCTTCTACGCTGCCGCGCCGCTGGTGCTGCGCCACGCGCCGGGCGCGGCCGTGCGGGTACTGCCGCAGTCCGTGCGGGTGCTGCCGCGCAGCTTTGCGCTGCTTACTGAGCGGGCGGCGGCCGGCTTTAGGCTTTCGCCCGACCAGGACGACGAGATGCACGTGTACCGCGCGCCCCTCGAAAACCGCTTTACCTACGTGCCTACCCCCAAAAAATGGATTGACGAGGTGCCCTACCGCACCAGCCGCACACTGCTGCTGCGTTTGCTCGGCGACACGCTGCGCCGGGCCATTGTGGGGGTAGGGCCGTGGCACCCGCACGCGGGCCGCGATAGCATCCGCACGCTGCACGGCCTGCGCACCGACTCGCTCTACCGCCGGATGCTGCGCGTGAGCGACAATTTTCTGGCCGAGCAACTGCTACTCATGGCCAGTACCCGCGTGGGCTACCGCGACTCGCTGAGCAGTGACCGCATCATCCGCTACCTACTTAAAAACCAACTGAAGGGCCTGCCCGACCGGCCCGATTGGGTCGATGGCTCGGGCCTCTCGCGCCTCAATCTGCTCACGCCGCGCACCCTTACGGCCGTGCTGGTACGCCTGCACCAGCAGGTGCCCGAAGCCCGCCTGCTGAGCTTGCTGGCGGCCGGCGGTGGCCAGGGCACCCTGCGTAGGCGTTACTTCGAGCCCGGTCCGCCCAAAATGCCGTGGTTCTGGGGCAAAACTGGTACCCTTACCCACACCTGCAACCTGGCTGGCTACGTGCGCTGCAAAAGCGGCCGGCTGGTAGCCGTCACGTTCTTCAACAACGGCATTCCCGGCGACGACCAGCGCACCCGCAACGCCATGCAGTGGCTGCTGAGCGAGGTGCGCCAGCGGCTGTGA
- a CDS encoding OmpP1/FadL family transporter yields the protein MKHAFMGLATLLGVFLTISFSAHAQGGYADDALLYMRQNPSGSARTLGLAGANVSLGADFGNLTSNPAGLGFYTKSEVTLTPGLGLGTTKSVQVANSAAVGTSFPSISATANSFHIASAGVVFATRRADNDQRSDWRGGAFALGFTRLADFNQQVHYQNSTDDNHSFFQRLREPYNNSDYTSSSYQAAVNDIYNQYNNTRTAGSSQYTNIDGLAYGTGLVDQVLIVRAPGDTIYRVGTPAPTNNTQASAALRNARKGTITQTEDILTKGSLSQFDLGYGGNYRDRVYIGGGVGIVSMNRTRTSTFSESSGGDQDFVSTDYLKTTGTGINARLGVIVRAADVLRLGASIQTPTYIHLTDTYSTSLTANDKYAAPRTVSSLSTAPGSFDYSITTPFRANGGATVLLNKYGFITADIEYVGYSSAKFNTTDGSSDAGLDYANSVIGNSYKNVVNYRVGAEGRFEVFRARLGYAYYADPYLNSVYDRSQNYFTAGLGIRTKQFFVDVAGVYLDTKDVYQPYSLASRVPPTVNITNNRFTTSLTGGLIF from the coding sequence ATGAAGCACGCATTTATGGGCCTGGCTACGCTGCTAGGCGTTTTTCTGACTATCAGCTTCTCGGCTCACGCGCAAGGTGGCTACGCCGATGATGCCCTGCTTTATATGCGCCAAAACCCCAGTGGCTCGGCCCGCACGCTGGGCTTGGCGGGGGCCAACGTGTCGCTGGGCGCCGATTTTGGTAACCTGACCAGTAACCCGGCTGGCTTGGGCTTCTACACCAAGTCAGAGGTAACCCTGACGCCTGGCCTGGGCCTGGGCACTACGAAGTCGGTGCAGGTAGCTAATTCGGCCGCCGTTGGCACTAGCTTTCCTTCCATTTCGGCAACTGCTAACAGCTTTCACATCGCGAGCGCAGGGGTAGTATTTGCTACCCGGCGGGCCGATAATGACCAAAGAAGCGACTGGCGCGGTGGGGCGTTCGCACTGGGCTTCACCCGGCTGGCCGATTTTAACCAGCAGGTGCATTACCAGAATTCGACGGATGATAACCATTCGTTCTTTCAACGCCTACGCGAGCCTTATAACAATAGCGACTATACTTCCAGCAGCTACCAGGCAGCGGTCAATGATATTTACAATCAGTACAATAATACCCGTACTGCGGGAAGCAGTCAATACACTAATATCGATGGCCTGGCATACGGCACGGGCTTAGTGGACCAGGTACTTATTGTTAGGGCTCCAGGTGACACTATATATCGCGTAGGTACGCCCGCTCCTACTAATAATACTCAGGCTTCGGCTGCCCTACGTAATGCGCGCAAGGGGACCATTACGCAGACGGAAGATATTCTGACGAAGGGCTCGCTTTCGCAATTTGACCTGGGCTACGGTGGTAACTACCGCGACCGGGTTTACATCGGTGGGGGCGTCGGAATAGTGTCGATGAACCGCACACGTACCAGTACGTTCAGCGAAAGCTCGGGCGGCGACCAGGACTTCGTATCTACCGACTACCTCAAAACCACGGGCACGGGCATTAACGCCCGCCTGGGCGTCATTGTGCGGGCTGCCGATGTGCTCCGCCTCGGGGCTTCCATTCAAACGCCCACTTACATCCACCTTACCGACACGTACAGCACCTCGCTCACGGCCAACGATAAGTATGCCGCCCCCCGCACCGTAAGCTCACTCTCTACCGCGCCGGGCTCCTTCGACTACAGTATCACTACCCCCTTCCGGGCTAATGGTGGAGCCACGGTACTACTCAACAAGTATGGCTTTATAACTGCTGATATTGAGTACGTTGGCTATTCCAGCGCCAAGTTTAATACTACCGATGGCTCGTCGGATGCCGGCCTCGACTACGCCAACTCCGTTATCGGGAACAGTTATAAGAATGTGGTGAACTACCGGGTAGGAGCCGAGGGCCGCTTCGAGGTTTTCCGCGCCCGACTGGGCTACGCCTACTACGCCGACCCCTACCTCAACAGCGTGTACGACCGCTCACAGAACTACTTCACGGCGGGTCTGGGTATCCGCACCAAGCAGTTCTTTGTAGATGTTGCCGGCGTTTACCTCGATACCAAAGACGTATACCAGCCCTACTCGCTGGCGAGCCGCGTGCCGCCCACTGTCAATATTACTAACAATCGTTTTACCACCAGCTTGACGGGTGGGCTTATCTTCTAG
- a CDS encoding glycosyltransferase encodes MRVPKASIIISVYNRFDFLELVVAGLEVQTEPDFEVIISDDGSGDKFIAQLNALRATSPLRLSHHWHPDAGFLKNRILNVSVRAAQGGQLIFLDGDCIPHPAFVAEHLAHGGPGRCLAGRRIDMSARLTRLLTPQRVRAGILQQPRVMLGQLKDFLTRRTFHFMNGFYVTQPWLRRYFNRKERGLLGANFSVMKADLEAINGFDERYTAPTFGEDSDVEFRLRLNGVRIIPVLNIAVAYHCHHRLLPRPEASKALYEQVLREGIAFTPYGIRQ; translated from the coding sequence ATGCGCGTACCGAAGGCATCCATTATTATCTCCGTTTATAACCGGTTCGATTTTCTGGAACTGGTAGTAGCTGGCCTCGAAGTGCAGACGGAGCCCGACTTTGAGGTCATTATCTCAGACGATGGCTCGGGCGATAAGTTTATTGCTCAACTGAATGCCTTACGAGCTACCTCGCCCCTACGCCTCAGCCATCACTGGCACCCCGACGCCGGGTTTCTGAAGAACCGGATTCTGAACGTCTCCGTGCGGGCGGCACAGGGCGGCCAGCTTATTTTTCTGGATGGTGACTGCATTCCACACCCTGCCTTTGTGGCCGAGCACCTGGCCCACGGTGGCCCTGGGCGCTGCCTGGCCGGCCGGCGCATCGATATGTCGGCCCGGCTTACCCGGCTGCTAACGCCCCAGCGAGTGCGCGCGGGTATCTTGCAGCAGCCGCGCGTGATGCTGGGCCAGCTCAAGGATTTCCTGACGCGGCGGACGTTCCACTTCATGAACGGCTTCTACGTCACTCAGCCCTGGCTACGACGCTACTTCAACCGCAAGGAGCGCGGACTGCTCGGGGCCAATTTCTCGGTGATGAAAGCTGATTTAGAAGCCATTAATGGCTTTGATGAGCGCTACACGGCCCCTACTTTTGGGGAGGACTCGGACGTAGAATTTCGCCTGCGATTGAATGGCGTGCGCATTATTCCGGTACTCAATATTGCCGTCGCCTACCACTGCCACCACCGGCTCCTACCCCGCCCCGAAGCCAGCAAGGCGCTCTATGAGCAGGTGCTACGCGAGGGGATAGCCTTCACGCCCTATGGCATTAGGCAGTAA